The genomic region ACTCGAATAATCTTATCAACCATAAATCCTTCTTTTTGATTACAgttcttttatttacttttttttttgacaatctgTTTCTTAATCTACTCAATGATGTTGGTCTTCAGTCAACAAAAAATGTGGCACAAGCTAATATTTAGCGTGACATTTTGTTTCCACGCCTGAATCTGCATATTTTTAgggtttgtaataaaaaatataatacaaatattgacaaagtattaaaaaattatttgtattccATTTTCTTTGTATTCGCACACAGACCTTCTCGGAAGTTTATGGCTTGCATGCCAATCTAGAATTGCTTGATAAAAATCACCAGCACCAATGAAGCTAAGAGCGGCAGTGCACACACAAATGAAGCGGCAGAATTAATTTCCTGCGTTGGTTGCCATACAGGATCGAAATTATGTGAGCTCATCTCCTCGGTATAGTAGTTGCCCCAAATGCCAAAGGTCAGTATGTCCAACTTCGGATAAGTCAAGCTAATGGAGATGGCAGTGGCGTTGTTGCTAAGTTAGCGAATTATACAATACgattgttattttgtttttgttacacattttatatatttgaaatgcCAGTACTACCTTTCAAACTCCTGCCATTCGTACGTGTGCACAGGCAGCGGCAACATAGCACCATCCACACTGGACGGCATAATGAGACGTCGTGGCGCGTGCGCAAATGAGGCGCTCACCTTCAACACGTTAAAATAGTATTTGTTTGCCACCGTTACATTGGTGGGGAAGATATGACCACAACTGTACAACTGATTATTGGTGCAAGCGAGCACAGCACAGATCTTCAAAGCTGCCGGATCAACGCGTTGGTGTGTGGCATGCGAGCCGCTGTAAGCCGCCAGACGATAGCGATAAGCCGCATGAGTAGTTGAGCTGCTTACCAAAGTGCGTGCAGCCTGGAAGTGGCAGCAGAATTGACTATCATAGCAAAGTGTTTGATTGATCGCCGTAAAGTCGGCTGCAAGCAGTTGCGTCTTAAACATATCCACATTATAGTCGCGCAGCAGCTCGAGTTTGGTGAGACGTGGTGTTGTGACTTGTGGCACAAAGATGGGTTGTACGATGGGTGGCGCTTGGTAGCTATCTCGATAGGCGCGTTTGGGTACTCTAGCGGTGAGTAGCTGTGTGGTCGCTTGCTCGTAGATGACCGCTTCAAGCCGTCCCAAGCGACCAGCATAAATGCCTGAACCACTAGTTTGTCCACTAGGTTTGCTGGCGTCA from Anastrepha obliqua isolate idAnaObli1 chromosome 2, idAnaObli1_1.0, whole genome shotgun sequence harbors:
- the LOC129238617 gene encoding vanin-like protein 1, with product MCKVQNFCRILVFVAAALGPQPTWQLSLPTDSTYHAGIVELTAAPGKGSAKAGDTLPRMKSIIESNSTNDLDILVFPEYVLNDHHFRTFVPDPALKIAPCEIPNYDIFLIELSCAARSRKLYLVINLTEKVFCANDTTAVGRCDPSGLNTYNTNVVFDRQGRVISRYRKSHLYGYEWYSTNVLPQPQLATFTTDFGVTFGHFICFDMLYWNPAEVLVRESGITDIIYPTYWFNELPFLTAVQLQEGWAFANDVNLLAADASKPSGQTSGSGIYAGRLGRLEAVIYEQATTQLLTARVPKRAYRDSYQAPPIVQPIFVPQVTTPRLTKLELLRDYNVDMFKTQLLAADFTAINQTLCYDSQFCCHFQAARTLVSSSTTHAAYRYRLAAYSGSHATHQRVDPAALKICAVLACTNNQLYSCGHIFPTNVTVANKYYFNVLKVSASFAHAPRRLIMPSSVDGAMLPLPVHTYEWQEFESNNATAISISLTYPKLDILTFGIWGNYYTEEMSSHNFDPVWQPTQEINSAASFVCALPLLASLVLVIFIKQF